One Betaproteobacteria bacterium genomic window carries:
- a CDS encoding acetyl/propionyl/methylcrotonyl-CoA carboxylase subunit alpha — MFEKILIANRGEIACRVARTAKRLGIRTVAVYSEADTRALHVASCDEAWLIGPAHPRESYLRGDRILDVAKKSGAQAIHPGYGFLSENADFARACQQAGVVFIGPPPTAIEAMGSKSAAKALMEKAGVPLVSGYHGDAQEPATLAKEAGRIGYPVLIKASAGGGGKGMRVVNQAAEFAEALASAKREAASSFGDDRVLIEKYLARPRHIEMQVFADMHGACLHLFERDCSVQRRHQKILEEAPAPGMNEERRKQMGDAAVAAAKAVGYVGAGTVEFIAEQGGRFYFMEMNTRLQVEHPVTEMITGLDLVEWQLRVASGEALPLAQEQLSISGHAIEARIYAEDPARGFLPAAGCVEHLRQPQPNAHVRIDSGVQAGDEVGVHYDPMIAKLIAWDRDRASALRRLRAALGEYQVAGIVTNLSFLSKVTAHPAFADADSNPGSLDTGLIERNRVALFPEPAPVPDAILAIAALSESLRMDREAASAAARSGDPYSPWHLRHGWRLNEDNHHVFVFLDAGKRKQIVAHYRGGGYLLELPDGGSMTASASHAGDGTIGVALDGKRSRATVARRAGELTVFAGGGSYRLEFDKPVTIEEEDPSGRLVSPLPGSVIQVLVDSGEIVAKGQALMIIEAMKMEHTISAPKRGTVGQIYFSKGEQVAEGAQLLEFEPEEAVKA, encoded by the coding sequence ATGTTTGAGAAGATACTCATAGCCAACAGAGGCGAGATTGCCTGCCGTGTCGCGCGCACCGCCAAGCGGCTCGGCATCCGCACGGTGGCAGTGTATTCCGAGGCTGACACGCGGGCCTTGCATGTCGCCAGTTGCGATGAAGCCTGGCTGATCGGCCCTGCGCACCCGCGCGAATCCTATCTGCGCGGCGACCGCATACTCGATGTCGCGAAGAAAAGCGGCGCCCAGGCGATTCATCCGGGCTATGGCTTCTTGTCCGAGAATGCGGACTTTGCGCGCGCCTGCCAGCAGGCCGGTGTCGTGTTCATCGGGCCGCCGCCCACCGCAATCGAAGCGATGGGTTCGAAATCGGCCGCGAAGGCGTTGATGGAGAAGGCCGGCGTGCCGCTGGTGTCCGGCTATCACGGCGACGCGCAGGAGCCCGCAACGCTCGCAAAAGAAGCCGGGCGCATCGGCTATCCGGTGCTGATCAAGGCCTCCGCCGGCGGTGGCGGCAAAGGCATGCGCGTGGTGAATCAGGCAGCCGAGTTCGCCGAGGCGCTGGCTTCGGCGAAGCGGGAGGCTGCCTCGTCTTTCGGCGATGACCGGGTGCTGATCGAAAAATATCTCGCGCGTCCGCGGCATATCGAGATGCAGGTGTTTGCCGACATGCACGGTGCCTGCCTGCACTTGTTCGAACGAGACTGTTCCGTGCAACGTCGCCACCAGAAGATTCTCGAGGAAGCGCCGGCGCCGGGCATGAACGAAGAACGCCGCAAGCAAATGGGCGACGCTGCGGTCGCGGCGGCGAAAGCGGTGGGCTATGTCGGCGCGGGAACCGTGGAATTCATCGCCGAGCAGGGCGGCCGCTTCTATTTCATGGAAATGAACACCCGGCTGCAGGTCGAGCATCCGGTCACCGAGATGATCACCGGCCTCGATCTAGTCGAATGGCAGTTGCGTGTCGCCTCAGGCGAGGCGTTGCCGCTGGCCCAGGAACAACTCTCGATCAGCGGTCACGCGATCGAGGCGCGCATCTATGCCGAAGATCCGGCGCGTGGCTTTCTTCCGGCCGCCGGCTGCGTCGAGCATCTGCGCCAGCCGCAGCCGAATGCGCACGTGCGCATCGACAGCGGCGTGCAGGCAGGCGATGAAGTCGGCGTGCACTATGATCCTATGATCGCCAAGCTGATTGCCTGGGACCGGGATCGTGCATCCGCGCTGAGGCGGTTGCGTGCCGCGCTGGGCGAGTACCAGGTGGCGGGCATTGTCACCAACCTTTCCTTCCTGTCCAAGGTCACCGCACATCCTGCTTTCGCCGATGCCGATAGCAATCCGGGATCGCTCGACACCGGCCTGATAGAGCGGAATCGGGTGGCGCTTTTCCCCGAGCCGGCGCCTGTGCCCGATGCGATCCTGGCAATCGCGGCATTAAGCGAGTCCTTGCGCATGGATCGCGAAGCCGCGTCGGCCGCGGCCCGTTCGGGCGATCCTTATTCGCCGTGGCATTTGCGTCACGGCTGGCGCCTGAACGAAGACAATCACCACGTTTTCGTATTTCTGGATGCGGGAAAGCGCAAACAGATCGTGGCGCACTATCGCGGCGGAGGCTATCTGTTGGAGTTGCCTGATGGCGGGAGCATGACGGCGTCGGCGAGCCACGCCGGCGACGGTACGATCGGCGTGGCACTCGATGGCAAGCGCAGCCGCGCCACGGTCGCGCGCCGCGCCGGTGAGCTGACGGTATTCGCCGGCGGCGGTAGTTACCGGCTGGAGTTCGACAAGCCTGTCACCATTGAAGAGGAAGATCCCTCGGGCCGGCTGGTTTCGCCCCTGCCGGGCAGCGTGATCCAGGTGCTCGTCGACAGCGGCGAGATTGTGGCCAAAGGACAGGCGCTCATGATTATCGAAGCCATGAAAATGGAACACACGATCAGCGCGCCGAAGCGCGGCACGGTCGGGCAGATATACTTTTCCAAAGGAGAGCAGGTGGCCGAAGGTGCGCAACTGCTCGAGTTCGAACCGGAGGAAGCCGTCAAAGCATGA
- a CDS encoding DUF2889 domain-containing protein, with protein MHHRQVECIGYRRDDGLWDIEGHLVDTKSYDLKDLDRGPTPAGQPLHEMWLRLTVDDELNVVDVEARTVWGPYNMCGDITPNFQALKGLAIKAGWTQKTRELLGGTKGCTHLLELLGPMATTAFQTIYPLRSRREREQGNRKRPGLLDSCHAWASDSPVVAKRFPEFYTRPKKTTPG; from the coding sequence ATGCATCATCGCCAGGTCGAATGTATCGGCTACCGCCGCGACGACGGCCTCTGGGATATCGAAGGACACCTGGTCGATACCAAGAGCTACGATCTCAAGGACCTCGATCGCGGCCCGACGCCGGCCGGACAACCGCTGCACGAGATGTGGCTGCGGCTCACCGTGGATGACGAACTGAATGTCGTCGACGTGGAAGCCCGCACGGTTTGGGGGCCGTACAACATGTGCGGCGATATCACGCCGAACTTCCAGGCGCTGAAAGGACTGGCGATCAAGGCCGGCTGGACGCAGAAGACGCGCGAACTGCTGGGCGGTACCAAGGGCTGCACTCACCTGCTGGAGCTGCTCGGTCCGATGGCGACGACCGCGTTCCAGACGATCTATCCGCTGCGTTCGCGACGCGAGCGCGAGCAGGGCAACCGTAAGCGTCCGGGCCTGCTGGATTCCTGCCATGCCTGGGCGTCGGACAGCCCGGTGGTCGCGAAGCGTTTTCCGGAGTTTTATACCCGCCCAAAAAAAACGACGCCCGGCTGA
- a CDS encoding DUF1289 domain-containing protein gives MNTAFKDVPSPCVNVCQMNPYSGLCRGCMRTLDEIAGWLDLSAAEKLAVLDSLEERRRTGTSR, from the coding sequence GTGAACACTGCATTCAAGGATGTACCTTCTCCCTGCGTAAACGTCTGCCAGATGAATCCGTACAGCGGGCTGTGTCGCGGCTGCATGCGCACCCTGGACGAAATCGCGGGCTGGCTCGACCTTTCCGCAGCCGAAAAACTTGCGGTACTCGACAGTCTCGAAGAGCGCCGACGCACTGGGACTTCACGTTGA
- a CDS encoding CoA transferase, translating into MRPKPLSGIRVLDLTRLLPGPVCTLHLADLGADVIKIEDTVAGDYARTLGAEPGKTAPVFAAINRNKRALRLDLKKHEGVEVFLRLVRDADAVVEGFRPGVVDRLGVGYAACCQINPRIVYCAISGYGQTGPYRDRAGHDVNYCSYAGFIDQVGSEQGDPVIPNIQIADILGGAVVPAMGILAALLDAQRSGKGRYVDVAMTEGVLAHNLQALAAVASTGKTHPRGADFLSGREPCYSVYRTADGRHMAVGAIERKFWERVCDVLQRPDLKACHWEIRAEAGARDAQWGKEQTSAIFASKPQAFWIEKFAGEDCCVSPVLTLEESFQDPQILARGMVMRDGGTLQFAPPLKMSEYEFTAERVAPKAGEHTDEILREAGYTGAEIDGLRATGVI; encoded by the coding sequence ATGCGCCCCAAACCGCTGTCCGGCATTCGCGTTCTCGATCTGACCCGGCTTCTGCCCGGGCCGGTTTGCACGCTGCATCTCGCGGACCTGGGCGCCGATGTAATCAAGATCGAAGATACGGTGGCGGGCGACTACGCGCGCACACTCGGCGCCGAGCCGGGGAAAACCGCGCCGGTGTTCGCCGCGATCAACCGCAACAAGCGTGCACTGCGGCTCGATCTGAAAAAACACGAGGGTGTGGAAGTATTCCTGAGGCTGGTGCGCGACGCCGATGCCGTGGTCGAAGGCTTCCGTCCCGGTGTCGTCGACCGTCTGGGTGTGGGTTATGCCGCCTGTTGCCAGATCAATCCACGCATCGTCTATTGCGCAATTTCCGGTTATGGTCAGACCGGACCGTACCGCGATCGCGCCGGGCACGACGTCAACTATTGCAGTTACGCCGGATTCATCGACCAGGTCGGCAGCGAGCAGGGCGATCCGGTGATCCCCAACATCCAGATTGCCGACATTCTCGGCGGCGCGGTGGTGCCGGCGATGGGCATTCTCGCCGCGCTGCTCGATGCGCAGCGCAGCGGCAAGGGCCGTTACGTCGATGTCGCCATGACCGAAGGCGTGCTCGCACACAATCTGCAGGCGCTGGCCGCGGTTGCGTCGACCGGAAAGACGCATCCGCGCGGCGCGGATTTCCTCTCAGGGCGCGAGCCGTGCTATTCGGTCTATCGCACAGCCGACGGTCGCCATATGGCGGTGGGCGCGATCGAGCGTAAATTCTGGGAGCGCGTGTGTGACGTGCTGCAGCGGCCGGACCTCAAGGCTTGTCACTGGGAAATCCGCGCCGAAGCTGGTGCCAGGGATGCGCAGTGGGGCAAGGAACAAACCAGCGCGATCTTCGCCTCAAAGCCGCAGGCCTTCTGGATTGAAAAATTCGCCGGCGAGGATTGCTGCGTGAGTCCGGTGTTGACGCTGGAAGAGAGTTTCCAGGATCCGCAGATCCTTGCGCGCGGGATGGTGATGCGCGACGGCGGAACGCTGCAGTTTGCCCCGCCGCTGAAGATGAGCGAGTACGAGTTCACCGCCGAGCGCGTGGCGCCCAAGGCGGGTGAGCATACCGACGAGATCCTCCGGGAGGCCGGTTACACCGGTGCCGAGATCGACGGACTGCGCGCGACAGGCGTCATCTGA
- a CDS encoding hydroxymethylglutaryl-CoA lyase encodes MKYPARVKIVDVSPRDGLQNEPGSVPTEVKVELVDRLSDAGLQSVEAGSFVSPKWVPQMADSADVMARIRRKPGVAYPVLVPNMKGLEAAIAAGAAEVAGFAAATEAFSKRNTNCTIAESMQRQAEVCKAALSTGLRVRGYISVVLGCPYEGEVKPEAVADVAQQLFDMGCYEISLGDTIGTGTPARALRLMETLTKKIPVGMLAGHFHDTYGQALANILAVMESGVATFDSSVAGLGGCPYAKGATGNVATEDVLYMLNGLGIETGIDMNLLLDAAQFICGHLGRPTVSRAGRALAAKRDKAAA; translated from the coding sequence ATGAAATATCCAGCACGCGTAAAGATTGTCGACGTCAGCCCGCGCGACGGTCTGCAGAACGAACCGGGCTCGGTGCCGACCGAAGTCAAAGTCGAGCTGGTCGATCGGCTGTCGGACGCCGGATTGCAATCGGTCGAGGCCGGCAGCTTCGTATCGCCGAAATGGGTGCCGCAGATGGCCGACTCCGCCGACGTCATGGCACGTATCCGGCGCAAGCCGGGGGTGGCCTATCCGGTGCTGGTGCCGAACATGAAAGGACTGGAGGCGGCGATTGCCGCCGGTGCCGCCGAAGTGGCAGGGTTCGCTGCGGCCACCGAGGCTTTTTCAAAACGCAACACGAACTGCACGATCGCGGAATCCATGCAGCGTCAGGCGGAGGTATGCAAGGCGGCGCTCAGTACCGGCCTTCGCGTGCGCGGTTACATCTCGGTCGTGCTCGGCTGTCCCTACGAAGGCGAGGTAAAACCGGAGGCGGTGGCCGACGTTGCGCAGCAGCTCTTCGACATGGGCTGTTACGAGATTTCTCTCGGCGACACCATCGGCACCGGCACGCCTGCGCGTGCCCTGCGCCTGATGGAAACACTAACGAAGAAGATTCCCGTAGGGATGCTGGCCGGCCATTTCCACGATACTTACGGCCAGGCCCTCGCCAACATCCTGGCCGTGATGGAGTCGGGCGTGGCCACATTCGACAGTTCGGTTGCCGGGCTCGGCGGTTGCCCCTACGCGAAGGGCGCGACCGGCAACGTCGCCACCGAAGACGTGCTCTATATGCTCAACGGGCTCGGCATCGAAACCGGCATTGACATGAATCTATTGCTCGACGCAGCACAGTTCATTTGTGGTCACCTCGGCCGGCCGACGGTGTCCCGCGCCGGCCGCGCGTTGGCGGCGAAACGCGACAAGGCCGCCGCGTGA